A part of Scleropages formosus chromosome 3, fSclFor1.1, whole genome shotgun sequence genomic DNA contains:
- the LOC108925984 gene encoding uncharacterized protein LOC108925984 produces MGSCCSHSEQCRDSAFEGKHLLRTAYPENTHVGKSETDILDNEKVEGKESPHTGKRKYKTDDPLASPKPQSEVLFVEGKHVENDSLKSQIRNSDDLSPKDEHTVCQTDVENASKEIQNGLCEVENAPTENPACKLVGVDFESSIQEKENGPVGFISHKSTETYSKVLFKTDDVKAVETCITSDTHVRADFQGTGNGHMDNHLSTTVDIDVRTPLQKVKEECLLVADNVTPKEAPVKTGQQDANNAQFEAPVLENVCHLTPTYSSSDDIIPEDLLGNTQTKNPEDNWTTMCNPLQSSYSPEDFTEEVEIPLRIESTYVEQHNLTVNGTRQVKTPGQDDDHVTKTSSVSHLNGETKAEEPLDGLESLRKLSSADIAHVKEETKEEARKKKSVEDGKEDLKLPENKTKNSPTDVQALILKEVRNEGATSSTEVKTNPVPEAGEGSSEEDLYRGEEEIKDQSKEELESLIQVTDPGTQDSASVIEGVDILTYSEKEWRGHTAKSTLVRKGYALLAQRFGSLRRVRGDNYCALRATLFQVLCQCEALPAWIQEDDITQLPDNLKNEEEVVRSWRFPMKFCDAEKRSNTIEQLKHCLKHFKNTAMQLQEATQTSGSEERQQVCGRVFQGGEEEYALLEALKFLMLHVAMELYTHMQNGAEVPVFCWLLFARDTSETPFTFFANHLSRVGFTGGLEQVEMFLLGYTLQRTIQVYRLYKVDTEEFVTYYPDDHKEDWPIVCLVTEDDRHYNVPTGELTNLKLPGD; encoded by the exons ATGGGAAGCTGCTGCAGCCATTCAGAGCAGTGCAGGGACTCTGCTTTTGAAGGAAAACACTTATTGAGAACTGCCTACCCTGAGAACACTCATGTGGGCAAGAGTGAGACTGACATACTGGACAATGAAAAGgtggaaggaaaagaaagccCACATACTGGAAAAAG aaaatacaaaacagatgaCCCACTGGCAAGTCCAAAACCGCAATCAGAAGTTCTCTTTGTGGAAGGAAAACATGTGGAAAATGATTCACTGAAATCTCAAATCAGAAATTCAGATGACCTCTCTCCCAAAGATGAACATACTGTCTGCCAGACTGATGTTGAAAATGCATCCAAGGAGATACAAAATGGGCTTTGTGAGGTTGAAAATGCACCCACTGAAAACCCTGCTTGTAAGCTTGTGGGTGTAGACTTCGAGTCCTCCATCCAAGAGAAAGAGAATGGACCTGTAGGGTTCATTTCTCATAAGAGCACAGAAACCTATTCCAAAGTTCTGTTCAAAACGGATGATGTTAAAGCTGTGGAGACTTGCATCACTTCAGATACACATGTACGGGCTGACTTTCAAGGTACAGGGAATGGACATATGGATAACCACCTTTCAACAACTGTTGACATAGATGTACGAACTCCCTTGCAAAAGGTAAAGGAGGAGTGCTTACTTGTGGCTGATAATGTTACTCCAAAAGAAGCCCCAGTTAAAACTGGACAACAGGATGCAAACAATGCCCAGTTTGAAGCACCTGTATTGGAAAATGTATGTCATCTGACTCCCACATATTCTTCAAGTGATGATATAATTCCAGAAGATCTCTTGGG TAACACTCAAACAAAGAATCCAGAAGATAATTGGACCACGATGTGCAATCCCCTCCAATCAAGTTATTCCCCAGAAGATTTTACAGAGGAGGTTGAGATACCTCTAAGAATTGAGTCTACATATGTGGAGCAGCACAACCTTACTGTCAACGGCACAAGGCAAGTCAAGACACCTGGGCAAGATGATGATCATGTAACCAAAACAAG TTCTGTCAGTCACTTGAATGGGGAGACCAAGGCTGAGGAACCTCTAGATGGATTAGAGAGTCTGAGAAAGTTATCATCGGCAGACATTGCACATGtaaaagaggaaacaaaggaagaagcaaggaagaaaaagagcGTGGAGGATGGAAAGGAGGACCTTAAGCTACctgagaacaaaacaaaaaacagtccCACTGATGTCCAAGCCTTGATTCTGAAAGAAGTCAGAAATGAAGGCGCTACTTCATCCACAGAAGTGAAAACCAATCCTGTACCAGAGGCAGGTGAAGGCAGCAG TGAGGAAGATTTGTATCGTGGAGAAGAGGAAATTAAGGATCAAAGCAAGGAGGAGCTTGAATCACTGATACAGGTCACAG ATCCCGGAACTCAAGATAGTGCCAGTGTGATAGAAGGAGTTGACATTTTGACCTACAGTGAAAAAgaatggaggggacacacagcaAAAAGCACCCTTGTTAGAAAG GGCTATGCACTGTTAGCACAGAGGTTTGGGAGCCTCCGCAGGGTGAGGGGGGACAACTACTGTGCCCTCAGGGCCACCTTGTTCCAGGttctgtgtcagtgtgaggCACTTCCTGCCTGGATTCAGGAAGATGACATTACCCAG CTACCGGATAACTTAAAGAATGAGGAGGAAGTGGTCAGATCCTGGAGGTTTCCTATGAAGTTTTGTGACGCAGAGAAGAGAAGCAACACCATTGAGCAACTAAAGCACTGCCTTAAGCACTTCAAAAATACG GCCATGCAGTTGCAGGAGGCAACCCAGACCAGTGGCTCCGAAGAGAGGCAGCAGGTGTGCGGACGGGTGTTCCAGGGAGGCGAAGAAGAGTACGCACTTCTAGAAGCACTGAAGTTTCTGATGCTGCACGTGGCCATGGAGCTgtatacacacatgcagaatGGTGCCGAAGTCCCTGTCTTCTGCTGGCTCCTATTTGCCCGTGATACCTCTGAGACCCCATTCACATTCTTCGCTAACCACCTGAGCCGTGTGGGTTTCACCGGGGGCCTGGAACAG
- the otulina gene encoding OTU deubiquitinase with linear linkage specificity a, protein MSWVKSIPSSEDDVFDEDEEDTNLQKKEWRYNMEKRLKDGFRDGMDSGKEASLQHGFNMGFRDGAAKMVIVGQLKGIVSAMQCWCQLQQLDPPRLASVTELLQIIVRHEDTMIERMQMAQQHLPASVGDITDCISDLSVQHVDSCCGGVHCSGKSCHRSEGAKEDNSTFPCPSTHCSLSMEENLKQLLKSCMNLVYELDFPEELLHHVKQLMSA, encoded by the exons ATGTCTTGGGTGAAAAGTATTCCGTCCAGTGAGGATGATGTTTTTGACGAAGATGAAGAAGATACTAATCTCCAAAAGAAAGAATGGAGATACAATATGGAGAAGCGTTTAAAA GACGGCTTTCGAGATGGCATGGACTCCGGGAAGGAGGCGTCCTTGCAGCATGGTTTTAATATGGGCTTCAGGGATGGAGCCGCGAAGATGGTCATCGTTGGGCAGTTGAAAGGAATCGTGAG TGCAATGCAGTGCTGGTGTCAGCTCCAGCAGCTGGACCCACCTAGGCTGGCATCTGTTACCGAGCTCCTTCAGATCATAGTGAGGCATGAGGATACTATGATTGAAAGAATGCAGATGGCCCAGCAGCACCTGCCAGCCAGCGTAGGGGACATCACGGACTGCATCAGTGACCTCTCTGTGCAGCATGTTGACTCGTGCTGTGGTGGGGTTCATTGCAGCGGGAAAAGCTGTCACAGGAGTGAAGGAGCAAAGGAAGACAACTCCACGTTTCCTTGCCCTTCCACGCATTGCTCATTGAGCATGGAGGAAAACCTGAAACAGCTGCTGAAAAGCTGCATGAACCTGGTGTACGAGCTTGATTTTCCTGAAGAACTGCTTCATCATGTGAAACAATTGATGAGTGCATAg